From a single Lonchura striata isolate bLonStr1 chromosome 13, bLonStr1.mat, whole genome shotgun sequence genomic region:
- the POP4 gene encoding ribonuclease P protein subunit p29: MEGQLYRRLPPEESGEPRLQPQGSEEAKTFVHAFLRRSMPKMKDEAIQDMLNRKAVILEHYPKKKTKQKRKKTKGFTAKQRRELRLFEIEPEQQRYAIFLPLHELWKQYIRDLCHGLKPDAQPHMIQSKLLKADLHGAIVTVTKSKCPSYVGITGIILQEFKHIFKIITKEDKLKVVPKLNNVFSLELDGFISYIYGSKFLLRASERSAKKFKLKGTIDL; this comes from the exons ATGGAGG GGCAGCTGTACCGCCGGCTGCCGCCCGAGGAGAGCGGGGAGCCGCGCCTGCAG CCCCAGGGCTCAGAAGAAGCCAAGACATTTGTACATGCCTTCCTGAGGCGCAGCATGCCCAAAATGAAAGATGAAGCTATCCAGGATATGCTAAATCGGAAAGCTGTCATTCTGGAGCATTATCCCAAAAAAAAGACCAAgcaaaagaggaagaagacaaaAGGTTTTACTGCCAAGCAGAGGCGAGAGCTGCGTCTGTTTGAAATTGAACCTGAGCAGCAAAG ATATGCCATTTTCCTCCCACTCCACGAGCTTTGGAAACAGTATATCAGAGACCTGTGCCATGGACTCAAACCTGATGC GCAACCCCATATGATTCAGAGCAAGCTGCTCAAAGCTGATCTCCATGGAGCCATTGTTACag TTACAAAATCAAAGTGCCCCTCTTATGTTGGGATAACAGGAATCATTCTACAGGAATTTAAACACATCTTCAAAATTATCACTAAAGAGGATAAGTTAAAAG ttgtTCCCAAACTTAACAACGTGTTTAGCTTGGAGCTTGATGGATTCATTTCCTACATCTATGGCAGCAAGTTCCTGCTCAGAGCAAGTGAGCGATCGGCAAAGAAATTCAAGTTGAAAGGAACCATTGACCTGTGA